A stretch of the Streptomyces sp. NBC_00078 genome encodes the following:
- a CDS encoding glycerophosphodiester phosphodiesterase yields the protein MQNVTAVAHRGDPYRVRENTIDSLRSALDRGADAVEIDVRLTKDGVPVLLHDATLKRLWEHERPLGSLSADEVRGLTDGRVPTLAEALAAADGTRLMLDLPGIRDVRAARRVVDAVREAGAAERVYYTAGSAAMLAVRAADPSAEIALTCTSLAPPRPALLSAVKPRWLNYRFSLVSRELAARVHHDGYLLSVWTPDTRRSMRRLIGLGVDSITTNRVDVLCALRYGGYTRER from the coding sequence ATGCAGAACGTGACCGCCGTGGCCCACCGCGGCGACCCCTACCGCGTCCGCGAGAACACGATCGACTCGCTGCGTTCCGCGCTCGACCGGGGCGCGGACGCCGTCGAGATCGACGTACGACTCACCAAGGACGGTGTCCCCGTGCTCCTGCACGACGCGACGCTGAAACGGCTGTGGGAGCACGAGCGGCCCCTCGGCTCCCTGTCGGCGGACGAGGTGCGCGGGCTCACCGACGGCCGGGTGCCGACGCTCGCGGAGGCGCTGGCCGCCGCTGACGGCACCCGGCTGATGCTGGACCTGCCGGGGATACGGGACGTACGGGCGGCGCGCCGCGTCGTGGACGCCGTACGGGAGGCCGGGGCGGCCGAGCGCGTCTACTACACCGCGGGCTCCGCCGCGATGCTCGCCGTCCGCGCCGCCGACCCGTCCGCCGAGATCGCCCTGACCTGCACCAGCCTGGCGCCCCCGCGCCCCGCGCTGCTCTCGGCGGTGAAGCCGCGCTGGCTCAACTACCGCTTCTCCCTGGTCAGTCGCGAGCTGGCCGCCCGCGTCCACCACGACGGCTACCTGCTGTCCGTGTGGACGCCGGACACGCGCCGTTCCATGCGCCGCCTCATCGGCCTCGGCGTCGACTCGATCACGACCAACCGCGTCGATGTCCTGTGCGCTCTGCGCTACGGCGGCTACACCCGCGAGCGCTGA
- a CDS encoding adenosine deaminase encodes MTEHLDVSAVVPRDLHAFIAGLPKAELHVHHVGSASPRIVSELAARHPDSKVPTDPEALVDYFTFTDFAHFIDVYLSVVDLIRTPEDVRLLTYEVARDLARQQVRYAELTITPWSSTRRNIDERAFMDAIEDARKAAEAEFGTVLRWCFDIPGEAGLEAAEETTRLATDDRLRPEGLVSFGLGGPEIGVPRPQFKPYFDRAVAAGLRSVPHAGETTGPETVWDALTHLHAERIGHGTSSFQDPKLLAHLAEHRIPLEVCPTSNIATRAVRTLDEHPVKEFAKAGVVITINSDDPPMFGTDLNNEYAVAARLLKLDEQGLAALARSAVDASFLDEAGKVRIREEIDSYTSAWLAP; translated from the coding sequence TTGACCGAGCATCTCGACGTGTCCGCTGTCGTGCCGCGTGACCTGCACGCCTTCATCGCCGGACTGCCCAAGGCAGAACTGCACGTCCACCACGTCGGCTCCGCCTCCCCCCGGATCGTCTCGGAACTCGCCGCCCGGCACCCCGACTCCAAGGTGCCCACCGACCCCGAGGCACTGGTCGACTACTTCACCTTCACGGACTTCGCGCACTTCATCGACGTATATCTGTCGGTCGTCGACCTGATCCGCACCCCGGAGGACGTACGGCTGCTGACGTACGAGGTGGCCCGGGATCTGGCCCGGCAGCAGGTGCGGTACGCCGAGCTGACCATCACGCCGTGGTCCTCGACCCGGCGCAACATCGACGAGCGTGCCTTCATGGACGCGATCGAGGACGCGCGCAAGGCGGCCGAGGCCGAGTTCGGGACCGTACTGCGCTGGTGCTTCGACATTCCCGGCGAGGCCGGCCTGGAGGCGGCTGAGGAGACGACGCGGCTCGCGACCGACGACCGGCTGCGGCCGGAGGGGCTGGTGTCGTTCGGGCTCGGTGGGCCCGAGATCGGGGTGCCGCGGCCGCAGTTCAAGCCGTACTTCGACCGGGCCGTCGCCGCCGGTCTGCGTTCCGTGCCGCACGCCGGGGAGACCACCGGCCCCGAGACGGTGTGGGACGCCCTCACTCACCTGCATGCCGAGCGCATCGGACACGGCACCAGTTCCTTCCAGGACCCGAAGCTCCTCGCGCACCTTGCCGAGCACCGGATTCCGCTGGAGGTCTGCCCGACGTCGAACATCGCCACGCGCGCGGTCCGCACCCTGGACGAGCACCCGGTCAAGGAGTTCGCCAAGGCCGGGGTCGTCATCACGATCAACTCCGACGACCCGCCCATGTTCGGCACCGACCTCAACAACGAGTACGCGGTCGCCGCCCGCCTGCTGAAGCTCGACGAACAGGGTCTCGCGGCCCTCGCCAGGAGCGCCGTCGACGCCTCCTTCCTGGACGAGGCGGGCAAGGTCCGGATCCGCGAGGAGATCGACAGCTACACCTCGGCGTGGCTCGCCCCCTGA
- a CDS encoding DUF4190 domain-containing protein — MSDDAQTPAARDPWAAPSEAGSRDAAPKVPLAKPDRPAAPVPEPNPWASPATDAQAGPGHTVAGQGAGYTVAGHGPGEGADEPGPASPPRPSVHDQLTVTSLPGIDDTPPPSQPWAAPFTPQGPTPPMGGPVNPFAPPGGMPPMGAPANPFAPPGPVAHASGSAAPFAPHAHGEPIPPPPIAPDGPGQVPYGYGYPPQAGYGGPLPQSQGAPGYYNWPGMTPMPRNGMGTAALVLGIIAVVVFCLWPIAVVLGVLAVIFGVIGRGRARRGESTNPGQALAGIICGAVGTVLGAVMIAAWIAHL, encoded by the coding sequence ATGTCCGACGACGCGCAGACGCCGGCCGCCCGCGACCCGTGGGCCGCACCGTCGGAGGCAGGCTCGCGCGACGCGGCCCCCAAGGTCCCGCTGGCCAAGCCGGACCGCCCCGCCGCCCCCGTCCCGGAACCGAACCCCTGGGCATCACCGGCGACCGACGCCCAGGCGGGCCCCGGCCACACGGTCGCAGGCCAGGGAGCCGGGTACACGGTCGCCGGGCACGGCCCGGGTGAGGGGGCCGACGAGCCCGGCCCGGCCAGCCCGCCGCGGCCTTCCGTCCATGACCAGCTGACGGTCACGTCCTTGCCCGGCATCGACGACACACCGCCCCCCTCCCAGCCCTGGGCCGCCCCCTTCACCCCACAGGGCCCGACGCCCCCGATGGGCGGTCCGGTCAATCCGTTCGCCCCGCCCGGCGGGATGCCTCCGATGGGCGCTCCGGCCAATCCGTTCGCCCCGCCCGGCCCCGTGGCGCACGCAAGCGGCTCTGCCGCCCCCTTCGCCCCTCATGCCCACGGCGAGCCGATCCCGCCGCCGCCCATCGCCCCTGACGGCCCCGGCCAGGTCCCGTACGGCTACGGCTATCCGCCCCAGGCCGGTTACGGCGGACCCCTCCCGCAGTCCCAGGGCGCACCCGGCTACTACAACTGGCCCGGCATGACGCCCATGCCCAGGAACGGCATGGGCACCGCCGCCCTCGTGCTCGGCATCATCGCGGTGGTCGTCTTCTGTCTGTGGCCGATCGCCGTCGTGCTGGGTGTACTGGCTGTGATCTTCGGCGTGATCGGCCGCGGCAGGGCGCGCCGGGGCGAGTCGACGAACCCTGGTCAGGCCCTCGCGGGGATCATCTGCGGCGCCGTGGGCACCGTGCTCGGCGCGGTCATGATCGCGGCCTGGATCGCCCACCTCTGA
- a CDS encoding NADAR family protein, translating to MEESTGGIAGRIASREALVREVRAGARFKYLHFWGHRARVDGRVASSCMSQWWPAAFTVDGTAYATAEHWMMAAKARLFDDAEAERQVLAADDPSLAKKAGRLVRGFDEEIWKRERFAIVVEGSVHKFTAHPDLREFLLGTGDRVLVEASPMDRVWGIGLAADTEAAMDPERWRGANLLGFALMEARGRLGAGA from the coding sequence ATGGAAGAGAGCACGGGCGGGATCGCGGGGCGGATCGCCTCCCGGGAAGCCCTGGTCAGGGAAGTCCGCGCCGGCGCCCGGTTCAAGTATCTGCACTTCTGGGGTCACCGGGCACGGGTGGACGGCCGGGTGGCGTCGAGCTGTATGAGTCAGTGGTGGCCGGCGGCGTTCACGGTGGACGGGACGGCGTATGCGACGGCCGAGCACTGGATGATGGCGGCCAAGGCGCGGCTGTTCGACGACGCGGAGGCGGAGCGGCAGGTGCTGGCGGCGGACGATCCGTCTCTCGCGAAGAAGGCGGGGCGGCTGGTGCGCGGCTTCGACGAGGAGATATGGAAGCGCGAGCGCTTCGCGATCGTGGTCGAGGGCAGCGTCCACAAGTTCACCGCGCACCCGGATCTGCGGGAGTTCCTGCTGGGCACGGGCGACCGGGTCCTGGTCGAGGCGAGCCCCATGGACCGGGTGTGGGGCATCGGCCTGGCAGCGGACACCGAGGCGGCGATGGATCCGGAGCGGTGGCGGGGGGCGAATCTGCTGGGGTTCGCCTTGATGGAGGCGCGGGGGCGACTGGGCGCGGGTGCCTGA
- a CDS encoding gamma-aminobutyraldehyde dehydrogenase, whose translation MHNPGQTIPERFPAQDRFADGAQFIAGRLTKGTSGRTHAVVDPATGDEVYTYELAGPDDVDAAVAAAREAFPGWAATTPGGRSDALHRFAAVLADRAEEFARAESLQCGKPLKLTRGFDVPGTIDNTAFFAGAARHLQGQSAGEYSGDHTSYVRREPIGVVGSIAPWNYPLQMAAWKILPAIAAGNTIVLKPAELTPLTSLLFAQAATDAGLPDGVINIVTGTGREAGEHLVGHPDVVMTSFTGSTAVGKRVAEVATATVKRIHLELGGKAPFVVFDDADLEAAANGAVAGALINTGQDCTAATRAYVQRPLYDAFVERTAALMESVRLGDPFAPGTDLGPLISHLQRDRVAGFVDRARSYARVVTGGEAPGGALENGAYYRPTLVADAAQDSEIVQSEIFGPVLVVLPFDSDQDGIRLANDSPYGLAASAWSRDVYRANRATREIKAGCVWINDHIPIISEMPHGGYKASGFGKDMSTYSFEEYTQIKHVMFDNTAVARKDWHRTVFGDR comes from the coding sequence ATGCACAACCCGGGTCAAACCATCCCGGAACGATTCCCGGCGCAGGACCGCTTCGCGGACGGCGCGCAGTTCATCGCGGGGCGCCTCACCAAGGGCACCTCCGGTCGTACCCACGCGGTCGTCGACCCGGCGACCGGCGACGAGGTGTACACATACGAACTCGCCGGCCCCGACGACGTCGACGCGGCGGTGGCGGCCGCGCGCGAGGCCTTCCCCGGCTGGGCCGCCACCACGCCCGGCGGGCGTTCCGACGCGCTGCACCGCTTCGCCGCCGTGCTCGCGGACCGCGCCGAGGAATTCGCCCGCGCAGAGTCCCTCCAGTGCGGCAAGCCGCTGAAGCTGACGCGTGGGTTCGACGTGCCGGGCACCATCGACAACACCGCCTTCTTCGCGGGCGCCGCCCGGCATCTGCAGGGGCAGTCCGCCGGTGAGTACTCCGGCGACCACACCTCTTATGTACGCCGTGAACCCATCGGTGTCGTCGGGTCGATCGCGCCCTGGAACTACCCCCTCCAGATGGCCGCCTGGAAGATCCTCCCGGCGATCGCCGCGGGCAACACCATCGTGCTGAAGCCCGCCGAGCTCACCCCGCTCACCTCACTGCTGTTCGCCCAGGCGGCGACCGACGCCGGCCTCCCGGACGGTGTGATCAACATCGTCACCGGCACAGGCAGGGAAGCGGGCGAGCACCTGGTCGGTCACCCCGATGTCGTCATGACCTCGTTCACCGGTTCCACCGCCGTCGGCAAGCGTGTCGCCGAGGTCGCCACCGCGACCGTCAAGCGCATCCACCTGGAGCTCGGCGGCAAAGCCCCCTTCGTGGTCTTCGACGACGCCGACCTGGAGGCCGCCGCCAACGGCGCGGTCGCGGGTGCGCTCATCAACACCGGCCAGGACTGCACGGCCGCCACGCGCGCGTACGTACAGCGCCCGCTCTACGACGCGTTCGTCGAGCGGACGGCCGCCCTCATGGAGAGCGTCCGGCTCGGCGACCCCTTCGCCCCCGGCACCGACCTCGGCCCGCTGATCTCGCACCTCCAGCGCGACCGCGTCGCCGGATTCGTCGACCGGGCGCGCTCCTACGCGCGCGTGGTGACCGGCGGCGAGGCTCCCGGGGGAGCTCTGGAGAACGGTGCGTACTACCGCCCCACCCTCGTCGCGGACGCCGCCCAGGACAGCGAGATCGTCCAGTCCGAGATCTTCGGGCCGGTCCTGGTGGTCCTGCCGTTCGACAGCGACCAGGATGGGATCAGGCTCGCCAACGACTCCCCGTACGGCCTCGCCGCCTCCGCCTGGAGCCGCGACGTCTACCGGGCGAACCGCGCCACCCGTGAGATCAAGGCGGGCTGCGTGTGGATCAACGATCACATCCCGATCATCAGCGAGATGCCGCACGGCGGCTACAAGGCGTCCGGCTTCGGCAAGGACATGTCCACCTACTCCTTCGAGGAGTACACGCAGATCAAGCACGTCATGTTCGACAACACGGCGGTGGCCAGGAAGGACTGGCACCGCACCGTCTTCGGGGACCGATAG
- a CDS encoding PotD/PotF family extracellular solute-binding protein, with translation MEQYEPDRLSPATAAAVRRSLRNGRAAMTRRSVLRASAGGALAAGGMVALSGCGIPAAGKSQGGVSADDHSAKEKVINFSNWPEYIDVDDSGKRHPTLDAFRKRTGIQVKYTEDINDNDEFFGKIQPQLAAGQDTGRDLIVLTDWLAARMIRLGYVQKLDAANLPHAYANLSDQFRSPDWDPGRAYSYVWQGISTVVAFNKKALDGVEVKSVSDLLDNPALKGRVGLLTEMRDTVGMTMLDMGKDPAKFTDDDYDAVIARLQKAVDKGQIRRFTGNDYTSDLSKGDLAACVAWGGDIVQLQTDNPDVGYVIPDHGYMTSTDNLLIPNKARHKTNAERLIDYYYEPGPAAELAAYINYVSPVADVKPYLAKLDKSAANNPLILPDKAMQARSVAFRSLSSKEETAYQQKFAKLTGA, from the coding sequence ATGGAGCAGTACGAGCCCGACCGCCTGTCACCGGCCACAGCGGCCGCCGTGCGACGCAGTCTCCGCAACGGACGGGCCGCCATGACCCGCCGTTCGGTGCTGCGCGCCTCCGCGGGCGGCGCGCTTGCCGCCGGCGGCATGGTGGCGCTGAGCGGCTGCGGGATCCCAGCGGCAGGCAAATCGCAGGGCGGAGTGTCCGCCGACGACCACTCGGCGAAGGAGAAGGTGATCAACTTCTCCAACTGGCCCGAGTACATCGACGTCGACGACAGCGGCAAGCGCCACCCGACGCTGGACGCGTTCCGCAAGCGGACCGGCATCCAGGTCAAGTACACCGAGGACATCAACGACAACGACGAGTTCTTCGGCAAGATCCAGCCGCAGCTCGCCGCGGGCCAGGACACCGGGCGCGACCTCATCGTGCTCACCGACTGGCTGGCCGCCCGCATGATCCGCCTGGGCTACGTCCAGAAACTGGACGCGGCCAACCTGCCCCACGCCTACGCCAACCTGTCGGACCAGTTCCGCAGCCCGGACTGGGATCCGGGCCGCGCCTATTCGTATGTGTGGCAGGGCATCTCGACCGTCGTCGCGTTCAACAAGAAGGCACTCGACGGCGTCGAGGTGAAGTCGGTCTCCGACCTGCTCGACAACCCCGCGCTCAAGGGCCGGGTCGGCCTGCTGACCGAGATGCGTGACACCGTCGGCATGACCATGCTCGACATGGGCAAGGACCCGGCGAAGTTCACCGACGACGACTACGACGCGGTGATAGCCCGTCTGCAGAAGGCCGTCGACAAGGGCCAGATCCGCCGCTTCACCGGCAACGACTACACCTCCGACCTCAGCAAGGGCGACCTGGCGGCCTGTGTCGCCTGGGGCGGCGACATCGTGCAGCTCCAGACGGACAACCCCGATGTCGGCTACGTCATCCCCGACCACGGCTACATGACGTCCACCGACAACCTGTTGATCCCCAACAAGGCGCGCCACAAGACGAACGCCGAGCGGCTCATCGACTACTACTACGAGCCGGGGCCGGCCGCCGAACTCGCCGCCTACATCAACTACGTGAGTCCGGTCGCGGACGTCAAGCCGTACCTTGCCAAGCTCGACAAGTCGGCGGCGAACAACCCGCTGATCCTTCCCGACAAGGCCATGCAGGCGAGGTCCGTGGCCTTCCGCTCGCTGAGCTCGAAGGAAGAGACGGCCTACCAGCAGAAGTTCGCGAAGCTCACAGGGGCGTGA